A single region of the Silene latifolia isolate original U9 population chromosome 8, ASM4854445v1, whole genome shotgun sequence genome encodes:
- the LOC141597075 gene encoding putative F-box/LRR-repeat protein At3g58920 isoform X3: MSPIKKFYLACYATYNDSDLNRWFSNALQKGVQELYYELGNQTDYVPNHDGLFMCATLVSLIMAGHIFRQEYYEIQIPLSTSLPKLKILVLEYIVFFDFESMERLFSGCELLEELTLKYCKCDIGGHAIHCSAILKKLTVKYCSFLLGTFEIDAPNLAYLKYRSNIGVRIVPSWKNSCSFQEAKLTFNCSDSDANEYPVEHGRELLKAAAYKATDLRLEKDSVQLLLKHDDDEQMPDFHCLSFLALGDCPYLSWEYVTCLLEKSPQLDLVAFESGLHCCECSEYYCPDHCYDSLPSSDIHLLPFSCHVDEIELRNFCGHKCPLSLIGHLLRNASELTELSVTIYDAVEVEDLVELLLNIYRDLLRLPRASKDCRVEMMI, encoded by the exons ATGTCACCCATCAAGAAATTTTATCTAGCATGTTATGCCACCTATAATGATTCAGATTTGAATCGCTGGTTTAGTAATGCTTTACAAAAGGGTGTTCAAGAGCTTTATTATGAGCTAGGTAACCAGACAGATTATGTGCCTAATCATGATGGCTTATTCATGTGTGCAACACTAGTGAGTCTGATAATGGCAGGTCATATATTCCGTCAGGAATACTATGAAATTCAAATTCCTCTATCAACCTCATTGCCCAAACTAAAGATCCTCGTTCTGGAATATATCGTATTCTTTGATTTTGAATCAATGGAAAGATTGTTTTCTGGCTGTGAATTGCTCGAAGAATTGACTCTCAAATATTGCAAGTGTGACATTGGCGGTCATGCTATTCATTGTAGTGCAATACTCAAAAAGCTAACAGTAAAATATTGCTCTTTTTTGCTGGGTACATTTGAGATCGACGCCCCTAATTTGGCATATTTAAAGTATAGGTCAAATATTGGGGTGAGAATTGTTCCGTCGTGGAAAAACTCGTGCTCTTTTCAGGAGGCAAAACTAACTTTCAATTGCAGTGATTCTGATGCTAATGAATATCCAGTCGAGCATGGCCGTGAACTTTTAAAAGCCGCTGCCTATAAAGCCACAGATTTACGTTTAGAAAAGGACTCAGTGCAG CTTCTTCTTAAACATGATGACGACGAGCAAATGCCTGATTTTCATTGCCTGTCGTTTCTAGCCCTTGGTGACTGTCCTTATCTCTCGTGGGAATATGTGACATGCTTGCTTGAGAAATCTCCTCAACTTGATCTTGTCGCCTTTGAATCG ggCTTGCATTGCTGCGAATGTTCTGAATACTACTGTCCGGATCACTGCTATGACTCGCTGCCATCTTCAGATATTCATCTGCTCCCTTTTTCGTGTCATGTTGATGAGATTGAACTGCGTAACTTTTGTGGGCACAAGTGTCCATTGTCACTTATAGGGCATCTTCTTAGAAACGCTAGTGAACTCACTGAGTTGTCCGTCACAATATACGACGCTGTTGAGGTGGAAGATTTGGTGGAACTGCTACTGAACATCTATAGGGATCTGTTGAGGCTTCCAAGGGCCTCAAAAGATTGTCGTGTAGAAATGATGATCTAG